In a single window of the Populus alba chromosome 16, ASM523922v2, whole genome shotgun sequence genome:
- the LOC118049815 gene encoding pentatricopeptide repeat-containing protein At5g06540 translates to MCGFSNLVLRKLELKNPKLSLLESCTTLSHLKIIHAHLIRAHTIFDVFAASCLISISIDKNLLDYAAQVFYQIQNPNIFIYNSFIRGFSGSKDPDKSFHFYVQSKRNGLVPDNLTYPFLVKACTQNGSLDMGIQAHGQIIRHGFDNDVYVQNSLVTMYSTLGDIKSASYIFRRISCLDVVSWTSMVAGYIKSGDVTSARKLFDKMPEKNLVTWSVMISGYAKNSFFDKAIELYFLLQSEGVQANETVMVSVIASCAHLGALELGERAHDYILRNKMTVNLILGTALVDMYARCGSIDKAIWVFDQLPGRDALSWTTLIAGFAMHGYAKKALEYFSRMEKAGLTPREITFTAVLSACSHGGLVERGLKLFESMKRDYRIEPRLEHYGCMVDLLGRAGRLAEAEKFVNEMPMKPNAPIWGALLGACRIHKNSEIAERAGKTLIELKPEHSGYYVLLSNIYARTNKWENVENIRQMMKERGVVKPPGYTLFEMDGKVHKFTIGDKTHPEIQQIERMWEEILGKIRLAGYTGNNDDALFDIDEEEKESNIHRHSEKLAIAFAIMRTKGHDPIRIVKNLRVCEDCHTATKLISKVYERELIVRDRNRFHHFKGGACSCMDYW, encoded by the coding sequence ATGTGTGGTTTTAGTAACTTAGTTTTAAGGAAACTAGAGCTAAAAAATCCGAAACTTTCGTTGTTAGAATCTTGCACCACTCTCTCCCACCTGAAAATCATACATGCCCACTTGATAAGAGCACACacaatctttgatgtttttgcCGCAAGTTGCTTAATCTCCATTAGCATAGATAAGAACTTGCTTGATTATGCAGCACAAGTATTTTATCAAATCCAAAAcccaaatatttttatctataattcATTTATAAGGGGTTTTTCTGGAAGCAAAGACCCGgataagtccttccatttttatGTCCAATCAAAGAGAAATGGCTTAGTTCCTGATAATCTTACGTACCCATTTTTAGTCAAGGCTTGTACTCAAAACGGTTCTTTAGATATGGGTATACAAGCTCATGGTCAAATAATTAGGCATGGGTTTGATAATGATGTTTATGTTCAAAATTCACTTGTTACTATGTATTCTACTTTAGGTGATATTAAGTCTGCTAGCTATATTTTTAGGAGAATTTCATGTTTAGATGTTGTTTCTTGGACTTCAATGGTAGCTGGGTATATTAAATCAGGAGATGTTACGTCTGCTCgtaaattgtttgataaaatgccTGAAAAAAACTTGGTTACTTGGAGTGTAATGATTAGTGGGTATgcgaaaaatagtttttttgacAAGGCAATagaattgtattttttacttcaatcaGAAGGGGTGCAAGCTAATGAGACAGTGATGGTTAGTGTTATAGCTTCATGTGCTCATTTAGGTGCACTTGAACTTGGAGAAAGAGCACATGattatattttgagaaataAGATGACTGTGAATTTGATTCTGGGAACTGCACTAGTAGATATGTATGCAAGATGTGGAAGTATTGATAAAGCTATCTGGGTTTTCGACCAACTTCCAGGGAGAGATGCACTGAGCTGGACAACTCTGATTGCTGGATTTGCAATGCACGGTTATGCCAAGAAAGCACTTGAGTACTTCTCACGAATGGAGAAGGCAGGATTAACACCGAGAGAGATAACATTTACTGCTGTTTTATCAGCTTGTAGTCACGGGGGATTAGTTGAAAGAGGATTGAAATTATTTGAGAGCATGAAAAGAGATTATAGGATTGAACCTAGGTTGGAACACTATGGGTGCATGGTTGACCTGCTTGGTCGAGCAGGGAGGTTAGCAGAAGCTGAGAAATTTGTTAATGAAATGCCTATGAAGCCTAATGCACCAATTTGGGGAGCGTTGCTTGGAGCTTGCCGAATTCATAAGAACTCAGAAATTGCAGAAAGAGCTGGGAAGACTTTGATTGAGTTAAAGCCAGAACACAGTGGTTACTATGTGCTTCTTTCTAACATCTATGCACGCACAAACAAGTGGGAGAATGTTGAGAACATCAGACAGATGATGAAGGAAAGAGGAGTTGTGAAACCACCAGGTTACACTCTGTTTGAGATGGATGGGAAAGTTCATAAATTCACCATTGGTGATAAAACCCACCCGGAAATTCAGCAGATTGAAAGAATGTGGGAAGAGATCCTTGGGAAGATAAGACTGGCAGGATACACTGGAAATAATGATGATGCATTGTTTGACATAGatgaagaggaaaaagaaagcaacatACACAGGCACAGCGAGAAGCTTGCTATTGCATTTGCTATTATGAGAACTAAAGGTCATGATCCCATTCGAATAGTGAAGAACTTGCGGGTATGTGAAGACTGCCACACCGCTACAAAGCTGATTTCTAAGGTGTATGAACGGGAGTTGATTGTTAGAGATCGGAACAGGTTCCATCATTTTAAGGGGGGAGCCTGTTCTTGCATGGAttactggtaa